CGGGAGCGCGCTCGAACCGAGGAAGCCGGCGATGCCGTGCGCGTGGGCTTCGCCGATGCCGGCCGGGAGATCCGCGCCGCCGCCGAATGGGCGCGCCATTGCCTGGAAAGCGATCCGGACGCGCACGACCCGGCGTACCGGATCGGCATCGTCGTGACCGATCTGAACCAGCAAAGAGACGATATCGAGCGTGTATTCGGCGAAGTGATGCACCCTCGGAATCGGCTCCGGCCGGACCTCGACCCGTCGCGGTGCTTTAACATCTACCTCGGACGTACGCTCGATGAATATCCCGTCATTCAGACGGCGTTCCTGTTTCTTGGTATCGACCCCGGGGATCTCTCCGTCGAACGCGCCGGCCGCGTGCTGCGATCCCCGTTTCTACCCGCGGCCGCTGAAGAGTTGACCCGTCGCGCCTTGCTGGACGCGGAACTACGCGCCGGCGGCGCACCGGACGTGTCCTTTGCGGATGTAATCAGGCTGGCTCGGAAACGAAGGGGCGCGGACCGGTGTCCCAGACTTGAGACACTCCTCGAGACCTGGTCGGAAACGTACAGGACTCTTCAGACTTCGCGGCTGCCCAGTGATTGGGCGCCGGTCCTTTCCGCGTTCCTTCGCGACATCGGATGGCCGGGAGACCGCACGCTCGACAGCATCGAATACCAGACCCTTACAACCTGGTGCAAATCGCTTACCAATCTGGCCAACCTGGACGACGTGTTCGGGCGCGTTCCACTTCACGGCGCAGTGGACGCACTGAGGAACCTGGCCTCGGCCCAGCAGTTTCAACCGGAATCCGTGCCGGCCCCTGTCCAGATTCTGGGTGTATTGGAAAGCTACGGCTTTCGTTTCGACCGGCTTTGGTTAATGGGCCTGCATGACGGCGCCTGGCCGGCCGATCCCGCGCCGGACCCGTTCATTCCGGTACGCCTTCAACGCCGTTACGGCCTGCCCAGGTCGTCGCCGAACAGGGAACTCGAGACCACCCTGATGCACACCTCAAGCTTACTCTCATCCTCGCCATCCGTCGTCGTCAGCTATCCCGAGCGGGAAGAGGATGCGGACCTGGCCGTCAGTCCGCTCGTCCGTATGCTGCCCGAAACCTCGGCCGCCGACCTGGGGATCCCGCCGCCACCCGGCGACGAAGAAAGAATCCCCGGCGCTTCCGCGCTGGAAGAGTTGGACGACCACTTCGGACCGGCGTGCGATGATGTGGCGCTCAGGGGCGGGACCTTCCTGTTCAAGCTCCAGGCGGCCTGCCCGTTCAAGGCCTTTGCCGAACTGCGGCTCGGCGCCAGGGCGCTGGAGGAGCCCGAGCCCGGACTGAACGCCCTTGACCGGGGAAGGCTCCTGCACCGCGTGCTCAAACGGGTCTGGGCACGGCTGAAGTCTCAAGGGCACCTGCTCGCAGTGACGGAAGAAGGGCTGGCGGACCTGGTACGCGGGCACGTCGAACCCGAGGTCCGGAGGATACTGGGTGGCCGGTTTGCGCGCAATACCCGTCTTGTGGAAATCGAGCAGGCCAGGCTGGTGCGCATCATCGGTGAATGGATGGAGCTGGAACGGCAGCGGAAACCATTCATGGTGGTCGACCAGGAGGAGATTCGGACGGTCGAAGTCGGCGGCATCGAGGTGAAAATCCGGGTGGACCGTGTGGACCGCCTGGAAGACGGGAAGCTGGTCATCCTGGACTACAAGTCCGGGGAATGCGGGCCCTCCGACTGGACGGGCGCGAGACCGGACGAACCCCAGTTGCCCATTTACGCCGTTACCACGGAAGCCGAGGTGGCGAGCGTCCTGTTCGCAAAGCTGCGGACGGGTGAGCTGGGGTTCAGGGGGCTGGCCGAATCCCCGGATATTGTGCCGGGGGTCCGAGTACCGGAAAAGCAGCCGCCGATTGCGCAGGCCATAAGCGGCTGGAGGACGGTACTGGATGATCTCGGCCGCGATTTCCGGAAGGGTCGGGCGCACGTGGATCCCAAGGACCCCGCAAAGACCTGCCGGTACTGTGCACTGCCGTCCCTGTGCCGAATCAGCCAGGGGACGGTGGAACTATACGAACCGGAGGAAGTGGAGGAAACGGAGCGACCGCAGGTAGGGGATGAACAGGAGATACCGGAGGACGATCGTGGTTGAACCGGTAGCGGACCAGCAGCAACGTCTAGAGGCGCTCGATACGGCCCGGTCGTTCATCGTCCAGGCGCCCGCGGGATCCGGCAAGACCGAATTGCTGATCCAGCGGTTCCTGGCCTTGCTGGCCCGGGTAGACCGGCCGGAGGCGGTCGTGGCCATTACCTTTACCCGCAAGGCGGCCGCGGAGATGCGCCATCGCATCGTCGCGGCCCTGGGAAGCGCCGCCGGACCACGGCCCACGACGCCACACGAAGCCCATACCTGGAAGCTCGCGCGGGAAGCCGTTTCCCGTAACGACCGGCTGGGCTGGCGGCTGGCCGAGCATCCGGCGCGGATGCGCATCCAGACGATCGATTCGCTCTGCGCCATGCTGGTGCGCAGGATGCCCTGGGTCTCCCGCATGGGTGCGGCGCGCCGGCCGGTGGATGACGCGGGACACCTGTACGCGCGCGCGGCCCGGCGGACAGTGTCCATGCTGGATGCCGAAGGGGCGCCGGCGGACGTGACCGGTGCTGTGGCCGTGCTGCTTGCCCACCTGGATAACCATTTCGGAAGAGTCGAGCAGCTGCTGAGCGTCATGCTGGGCACCAGGGACCAGTGGATGCGGCACGTGGTCCATCGTAGTCCCAGCGATGTGTTGCAGGAAGCCCCGGCGCCCCCCGGACCTGAAGCGCTGCGTGCCCACCTGGAGGCCTCTCTACGTGAGGTTGTCGAAAGCAATCTTACAGCGGTCCGGGCCGGGTTCCCGGAGCTCTTCAGGGACGAAACCGCCGCGCTCGCCCGTTTCGCGGCATCGAACCTGCGTGCGGGGAACCGGGCGAGTGCGATCGACGCGTGTCACGAGATGACCGGGTTTCCGGGTTCGGATGCCGAGTCGCTCCCCTCCTGGGTCGGTATCGCGGAGATGCTCTTGACCGGCCAGGGAACCCGTCGCCGGTCGCTGAACGTCAACCAGGGATTCCCGGCGACCGATGCCGGCCGTGACGCCAAAGAACTGCTTGCCCGCATCGACCTTGACCCGGAAACCACCGAATCGCTGCACGCATTGCGCACACTGCCCCCTCCGCGTTTCGATGAAAGGCAGTGGGACGTCCTGAACGCGCTGATGCTACTGCTTCCCATGGCGGTGGAGCAGCTCAGGCTCGTCTTTCGGGAGGAAGGATGCGTCGACTTCACGGAGATCGGCATCGGCGCGCGGGCGGCCCTGGGTCCGGACGAGTCACCCACCGACCTGGCCCGAAGCCTGGACGATCGCATCACGCACCTGCTCATCGACGAGTTCCAGGACACCTCCCAGAGTCAGTACGGCCTGCTCACCCGCCTGATCAGGGACTGGCGCCCGGATGATGGCCGGACGCTGTTCCTGGTGGGCGACCCCATGCAGTCGATCTACGGTTTTCGCGAAGCGGAGGTGGGGCTTTTCCTTCAGGCCCGGAAAAACGGGGTAGGCGCCGTCAACCCGGTCCCTCTCGCGCTTTCGGTGAACTTCCGCTCGCATCCACCCGTCGTAAATTGGGTCAACCGCGTGTTGCGCGACGCATTCCCCCTGAGCGAGGACTTCCTCTCGGGTGCCGTGACCTATGAGCCCTCCGAGGCGTTCAAGGCCGACCATCCCGACAGTTGCGTACGCTTCCATCCCTTCCTCGACCGCGAACAGGAGACCGAAGCCGAACGCGTCGTCGAGATTATCTCCGACGCGCAGGCGCGCCGACCGGACGAGACCATCGCCGTGCTGGTCCATGCCCGCAGTCATCTGGCCGGTATCGTTTCCGCCCTGAGAAGGAACGGGGTGAGATTCCGCGCCGTGGAGATCGACGCCCTGGGGGACCGTCCCGTGGTGCGGGACCTGCTCGCGCTCACGCGGGCGCTCCTGCATCCCGGCGACCGGGTGGCCTGGCTGGCCATCCTGCGCGCGCCGTGGTGCGGCCTCACGTTGACGGACCTCGAGGCCCTTGCCGGAGTCAACGCCCCGTTCACGGTATGGGATCTTCTTCAGGATCCCGCGCGGCGGGAGCGGCTGTCACAGGACGCACGATCCAGGATTGACCGCATAATGCCCGTACTCGCCGATGCCTTCGCTCTCCGCGCCAGGCTGCCCATCCGCCGGCTGGTGGAAGGCGTCTGGTCCACGCTGGGTGGCCCGGCCTGCCTGGAGACCCGGACCGAACGCGAAGACGCTACCGCTTTTCTCGATCTCCTGGAACGGGTTCAGGACGGCCTGGGGATCCCGGACGAGAAGGCCTTCGCCGATGACGTCGCGCGCCTTTTCGCGCCTTCCGATATCGAAGCCGCCGGGGACGTGCAGCTGCTGACCATTCACCGGGCCAAGGGGCTGGAGTTCGATACGGTCATCCTGCCCGGCCTGGGCCGCCTTCCCCGATCGGAGGACCCGAGGTTGCTGATGTGGCACGAATACGCCCGCGGCAGGCAGTCCCGCCTCCTACTGGCGCCTATTCGGGCTACCGGCGGCGAAAAGGACCCACTCTACGCTTACCTTGCCCGCATTGAAACACAAAAACGCGAGAACGAAAGGACCCGGCTGCTCTATGTGGCCGCCACCCGGGCCCGGAAATGCCTGCATCTGCTCGGGCACGCCGTACCCGATCCGGAGAACGAATCCCTGAAGACACCGAGTTCACGGACGCTGCTGGCAAGAATCTGGCACGCGGTGGAGCCGGAGTTCATGGAAGCGCTGAAGGACTACGAAGGAAAAAATCCGGAAGGCGACACGGCCGTGGCGAAGTCCCGGGGAGTGCCGCTCCGACGTCTGGTTGCGGGCTGGACGCCCGGACCGCTGCCCGAAGACATCGACTTCAAACCGCTCTACGATCCGTCGGATCCCGATGGCGAAGAGCCGGGACATCCCACCTTCGAGTGGGTAACCGAACTTCAGCGGCGGGTTGGCATCGTCGTGCACCGGATGCTGCAGCGCATGTACGCACCGGATCTTCTGGACTTCAGCGAGGAAAGGCTTCGATCAGCGCTTCGCCAGGAAGGGCTGGCCGGCAATAAGCTGGACGAGGCGGTTTCCCGGGCGCTTTCCGCCCTGGGGAACATTGTTGCCGACGAAAGGGGACGCTGGATTCTGTCCAGGCACGCCCACGACGAAAGAGAACTCGCCCTTACCACGGTCCTCAACGGCCGGCCCCGACAGTACGTCGTGGACCGGACTTTCGTCTTCGAAGGCAGGCGCTGGATCATCGACTACAAGACCAGCGCCCATACCGGCGGAGATCTCGAGGGCTTTCTGGATAACGAACAGCAGCGGTACCGAAGCCAGTTGGAGGGCTACGCGGGCGTCATGCAGTCGCTGGAATCCGGGCCGGTCAACCTGGGCCTGTATTTCCCGATGCTGCAGGGATGGCGGTCCTGGACGTACCTGGGTAACCCGCGCTGAACACCCCGCACGACCGGTTCGTGCGGTCGTATCGAAACCTCTAAGGACACCATGCCTGATCACACTTTCCCGCTGATCGAAGTCCTGGGCAGCAGCTACGAGATGGGCTATCAGCACGGCGCGCAGGCCGCCGGTCTCGTCCAGCGGTACCTGCGATGGATCGAGCGGTTGACCGGGATGTCCCGGGATGCGCTGTGCCGGAACGCCATGGGTTTCTGGCCGCTGATGGAGCGCCTGAGTCCGGCCTTCTCGGAAGAAGTGCGAGGGCTGGCGGCGGGTGCGGGCATCAGCCTGGAAGAAGCGGTCCTTTGCCAGGCCCGCGCCGAGGCCGCTCAGCAGCCGGTCGGAGCCTGCACCGCCTTCGCGCTGACAAGGTCGGCCACGGCCGACGGGAACACGCTGGCGGGACAGAACCAGGACCTCGAGCCGGAATACGCCGACGTCGCGCTGTTGTTACGGGTAAGACCCGGCGACGGCCGGCCCCGGGCGTTGATGTTCACCTTTGCCGGCCAGCTGGGTTATTCCGGAATGAACGAGCACGGCGTGGCCCATTTCGCCAATGCCCTCTATGGGTGTACCTGGAGGATGGGACTGCCCCATTATCCGATCAAGCGCCTGGTCCTGGAGCAGCGGACGGTCGAAGACTGCGTGGAGCTTCTTTCCAGGCACCGCACCTGTTCGGCCGCCAACCTGGTGTTGTGCGACGGACAGGGACACATCGATACCGTGGAAATACGGCCCGAGGGGATTGCCCGGTACCGGGACGCCCATCCGGACGCCTGCCTGCACACCAACCACTACCTGACCCCCGCGTTCGCCGGTCACGAAACCGGATTCCTGCCGGATTCGTGTCCCCGGCTGGACCGTATCCGGAGACTCGTCCAGGCACGTTGGGGGACGATCACCGTCGAAACGATCAAGGAAATCCTGGCCGATCACGAAAACGATCCCGGCGGAATCTGCCGGCACGGCGCGGTCGGGATGCACTCGATTTCAGGGTATATCGCCGAACCCGAAAAACGACTGCTTCACGTGAGACGCGGCCACGGCTGTCTGGGCACGTGGCAGGCGTACGAAGTGTGAGGAACCTGCAATCACGCATCGGCGCTGCCGGGTGCGTGATAGGCCCGGTACGCTCCGTCCTTCAACACCGGTACGCAACGGCTCGCGTCCAAAGCCGCGGCAAGCCGCACATCCTCCGGGAATCCCCTTCCGATCAACTCTTTGCCGGAACCCGAACCAAGAAGGACTGATTCCAGGTCGTCCCTGAACGCCTCGAAAACCCGGGCGGCGGTTTCGGCTTCCGGCGAGCGGGTGCCTTCCAGCCCATGAATGACGGCCCCCGCGCCGATCAGGTCCTCGATCGCGGGCCTGAGGGTCTGCTGTTGCTTCCA
The sequence above is drawn from the Gemmatimonadota bacterium genome and encodes:
- a CDS encoding AAA family ATPase translates to MNRRYRRTIVVEPVADQQQRLEALDTARSFIVQAPAGSGKTELLIQRFLALLARVDRPEAVVAITFTRKAAAEMRHRIVAALGSAAGPRPTTPHEAHTWKLAREAVSRNDRLGWRLAEHPARMRIQTIDSLCAMLVRRMPWVSRMGAARRPVDDAGHLYARAARRTVSMLDAEGAPADVTGAVAVLLAHLDNHFGRVEQLLSVMLGTRDQWMRHVVHRSPSDVLQEAPAPPGPEALRAHLEASLREVVESNLTAVRAGFPELFRDETAALARFAASNLRAGNRASAIDACHEMTGFPGSDAESLPSWVGIAEMLLTGQGTRRRSLNVNQGFPATDAGRDAKELLARIDLDPETTESLHALRTLPPPRFDERQWDVLNALMLLLPMAVEQLRLVFREEGCVDFTEIGIGARAALGPDESPTDLARSLDDRITHLLIDEFQDTSQSQYGLLTRLIRDWRPDDGRTLFLVGDPMQSIYGFREAEVGLFLQARKNGVGAVNPVPLALSVNFRSHPPVVNWVNRVLRDAFPLSEDFLSGAVTYEPSEAFKADHPDSCVRFHPFLDREQETEAERVVEIISDAQARRPDETIAVLVHARSHLAGIVSALRRNGVRFRAVEIDALGDRPVVRDLLALTRALLHPGDRVAWLAILRAPWCGLTLTDLEALAGVNAPFTVWDLLQDPARRERLSQDARSRIDRIMPVLADAFALRARLPIRRLVEGVWSTLGGPACLETRTEREDATAFLDLLERVQDGLGIPDEKAFADDVARLFAPSDIEAAGDVQLLTIHRAKGLEFDTVILPGLGRLPRSEDPRLLMWHEYARGRQSRLLLAPIRATGGEKDPLYAYLARIETQKRENERTRLLYVAATRARKCLHLLGHAVPDPENESLKTPSSRTLLARIWHAVEPEFMEALKDYEGKNPEGDTAVAKSRGVPLRRLVAGWTPGPLPEDIDFKPLYDPSDPDGEEPGHPTFEWVTELQRRVGIVVHRMLQRMYAPDLLDFSEERLRSALRQEGLAGNKLDEAVSRALSALGNIVADERGRWILSRHAHDERELALTTVLNGRPRQYVVDRTFVFEGRRWIIDYKTSAHTGGDLEGFLDNEQQRYRSQLEGYAGVMQSLESGPVNLGLYFPMLQGWRSWTYLGNPR